In Pedobacter heparinus DSM 2366, the following are encoded in one genomic region:
- a CDS encoding aminotransferase class V-fold PLP-dependent enzyme, with protein MNSINIQELNKYRADTSGCSCLVHFNNAGASLPPDVVIDTVVDYLKEEATYGGYETEYKNIARIEGVYQLIADLIGANKDEVAIFENASAAWGTAFKGLALADGDEIITCEQEYVTNIVGMADARKRGVKVTVITNDEHGNFPLAELENAITPNTKLIAVTHIPSSGGGILPINDIGKVANKHQVLYMIDACQTAGQYPIDVTAIGCDILSATGRKYLRAPRGTGFLFVKRSVQDRLSPVLKDFLAAGNVSLDGYNLRNDARRFELYEKSRALTLGLGKAIEYALAIGLERIWHRVQYLADITRSALNSIPGITVHDMGNEKCGIVTFSVNGIDSMLVRDKLVENGVNVSFGGQQATPIYMDKHQLKGIVRASLHYYNTEAEIAAMCDLLRRINN; from the coding sequence ATGAATAGCATTAATATACAAGAGTTGAACAAATACCGGGCTGATACATCGGGCTGCTCCTGCCTGGTACATTTCAACAATGCTGGTGCTTCTTTGCCGCCCGACGTAGTGATCGATACTGTAGTTGACTATTTAAAAGAAGAAGCAACTTATGGTGGCTACGAGACCGAATATAAGAACATTGCCCGTATCGAGGGTGTTTACCAGTTGATCGCAGACCTGATCGGCGCGAACAAAGACGAAGTAGCCATTTTCGAGAACGCGAGTGCAGCATGGGGAACTGCTTTTAAAGGTTTGGCCTTGGCTGATGGTGACGAGATCATTACCTGTGAACAGGAATACGTTACTAATATTGTAGGTATGGCTGATGCCCGGAAGAGAGGTGTTAAAGTGACTGTAATTACCAACGACGAACATGGCAACTTTCCATTGGCCGAACTTGAAAACGCGATAACCCCGAACACGAAGCTGATCGCAGTAACACACATTCCATCATCGGGTGGTGGTATCCTACCTATCAACGATATCGGCAAAGTGGCCAACAAACACCAGGTGCTGTATATGATAGATGCCTGCCAAACAGCCGGACAATATCCCATCGATGTTACAGCGATTGGTTGCGATATCCTTTCAGCTACTGGCCGTAAGTATTTGCGTGCCCCTCGTGGTACAGGCTTTCTGTTCGTTAAGCGAAGTGTCCAGGATAGGCTTTCACCGGTACTTAAGGACTTTCTTGCAGCAGGTAATGTAAGCCTGGACGGCTACAACTTGCGCAATGATGCCCGCCGCTTTGAATTATACGAGAAAAGCAGGGCCTTAACGCTGGGGTTGGGTAAAGCGATCGAGTATGCCCTCGCCATCGGCTTAGAACGTATCTGGCACCGCGTTCAATACCTGGCAGATATTACCCGTTCAGCGTTGAACAGTATACCTGGCATAACGGTTCATGATATGGGCAATGAAAAGTGCGGCATTGTTACCTTTTCGGTCAATGGTATCGACAGCATGTTGGTAAGGGATAAGCTGGTCGAGAACGGCGTCAACGTGTCTTTTGGCGGGCAACAAGCAACACCGATCTATATGGATAAGCACCAACTTAAGGGTATCGTAAGAGCATCACTGCACTATTACAATACTGAAGCCGAGATAGCAGCCATGTGCGATCTGTTGAGGCGGATTAATAATTAA
- a CDS encoding DUF1016 N-terminal domain-containing protein: MWQSQNIERAGYGAELIKKLSEKIGADYGKGYTETNLKYMRLFYSHFQIRHALRDELSWNNQVFASKYKTFLPTEEELQQELNRELKIVETENQMENK, translated from the coding sequence ATGTGGCAGAGTCAGAATATTGAAAGAGCCGGATATGGTGCCGAGTTGATTAAAAAGCTTTCTGAAAAAATAGGTGCAGATTATGGAAAAGGATATACTGAGACCAATCTTAAGTATATGCGATTGTTTTACAGTCATTTTCAAATTCGTCACGCACTGCGTGACGAATTAAGTTGGAATAATCAGGTTTTTGCTTCAAAATATAAAACATTCCTTCCTACAGAAGAAGAGTTGCAGCAGGAATTAAACCGGGAACTGAAAATAGTAGAAACAGAAAACCAGATGGAGAATAAGTAG
- a CDS encoding type II toxin-antitoxin system RelE/ParE family toxin, protein MSFVYKLHPEAQKEYEDSVIWYADRNLSAAVGFVDAVERALKLICDYPLLWRNEYKHFYEYNLKKYPFTVIYFIEDSNGTIVVSAIYHQKRIPTNKYRK, encoded by the coding sequence ATGTCATTTGTCTATAAGCTTCATCCTGAAGCTCAAAAAGAATACGAAGATTCTGTAATCTGGTATGCTGACAGAAATTTATCTGCTGCAGTTGGTTTTGTTGATGCAGTAGAGCGTGCCTTAAAGCTTATATGTGATTATCCTTTATTGTGGCGTAATGAATACAAGCATTTTTATGAATATAATCTGAAAAAGTATCCCTTCACTGTTATTTATTTCATTGAAGATAGTAACGGAACTATAGTTGTTTCTGCGATATATCACCAGAAACGGATTCCGACCAATAAATACCGGAAATAA
- a CDS encoding glycoside hydrolase family 2 protein: MKTTVCSIFAVVLFTFFNLSVKGQYKMQPVSIQTRWAVQVSPVNALKEYPRPQMVRSGWTNLNGLWDYAITAKDAAQPAVFDGKILVPYPLESALSGVKKALLPSQNLWYKRSFARPDIKSGEKVMLNFGAVDYQCWVYVNGTLLGEHEGGYTEFSFDITAALKAGNNEIVVKVFDPTGEGIGPHGKQVLKPENIYYTPSSGIWQTVWMEVVPEVSIAALVMTPDVDKGVLNLEVKGKGKPEIVVYDPVSKQEISRRFASLEMTNDGAKGTIKIPNAKLWSPGNPHLYDITVKLGDDEVKSYFGMRKISVDKDAAGVDRIFLNNRPYFNLGTLDQGFWPDGLYTAPTDEALAFDIRAIKAMGFNTIRKHIKVEPARWYYHADKIGMLVWQDMVNPNQGLPEGAKAAFEKGAKETMAQLHNYPSITTWVLFNEAWGQYDQERLTKWMKGNDPSRIVNGHSGELLYVNEKLRAARENPYVAADMTDVHAYPDPMNALKQPGKAQVLGEFGGIGVFIPDHQWLSGSAWGYIQEKPAALAAKYKIMNQHLQLLEKEGLSASIYTQPFDVEGEQNGLMTYDREVVKVPFAELREIHKGLNPEVAAPSWLAMTKLVSAKDADLTEPALVYAKAIEEYLKGKKDPAFLKKLVMMAGQTGDKAGTARFGAAYMNTLKEPYSAEDIAFMESITKKVTDKGFAILLKQAGTDRTAYVKAMNVIYADVIAGFVPKADSKPDWNAVEAAIKPYGLPGEEMFLRARTIHLYNQKDWAAYVPVASAYLEKFGSGISESDRQAFQAAIDQNRGKE, encoded by the coding sequence ATGAAAACTACTGTGTGCAGCATTTTTGCTGTTGTGCTGTTTACTTTTTTTAACCTTTCGGTGAAAGGACAATATAAAATGCAACCTGTAAGCATCCAAACTCGTTGGGCCGTTCAGGTTAGCCCTGTTAACGCGCTAAAAGAATATCCACGCCCGCAAATGGTACGTTCGGGATGGACAAATTTAAACGGCCTATGGGATTATGCCATTACGGCTAAGGATGCCGCGCAGCCTGCTGTTTTTGATGGCAAGATCCTGGTGCCTTATCCTTTGGAATCGGCCCTTTCGGGTGTGAAGAAAGCGCTGTTGCCCTCGCAAAACTTATGGTACAAACGCTCATTTGCTCGTCCCGATATTAAATCCGGAGAAAAAGTAATGCTGAATTTCGGCGCGGTTGATTACCAGTGCTGGGTGTATGTAAACGGGACTTTGCTGGGCGAACATGAAGGCGGTTATACCGAGTTTAGTTTTGATATTACAGCTGCCCTGAAAGCGGGCAATAATGAGATTGTAGTAAAGGTTTTTGACCCGACGGGTGAGGGTATTGGCCCGCATGGCAAGCAGGTGCTGAAGCCGGAAAATATCTATTATACCCCAAGTAGCGGGATATGGCAAACGGTATGGATGGAGGTGGTACCAGAGGTTTCGATAGCAGCACTGGTGATGACACCGGATGTGGATAAGGGCGTGTTGAATTTGGAGGTGAAGGGAAAGGGTAAGCCCGAAATTGTTGTTTATGATCCAGTGTCTAAACAAGAGATCTCTCGTCGCTTTGCTTCCCTCGAGATGACGAACGATGGGGCTAAGGGTACAATAAAAATACCTAATGCAAAGTTATGGAGCCCAGGTAACCCGCATTTGTATGACATTACGGTTAAGCTAGGTGATGACGAAGTTAAAAGCTATTTTGGGATGCGGAAGATTAGTGTGGACAAGGACGCTGCAGGTGTGGACAGGATATTTTTGAACAACAGGCCCTATTTTAACCTCGGTACTTTAGACCAGGGCTTTTGGCCGGATGGCCTGTACACTGCCCCTACGGATGAGGCCCTGGCCTTTGACATCAGGGCCATAAAAGCTATGGGTTTCAATACCATCCGCAAGCACATTAAGGTAGAACCTGCCCGCTGGTATTACCATGCCGATAAAATAGGCATGCTGGTATGGCAAGATATGGTAAACCCCAACCAGGGATTGCCGGAAGGTGCCAAAGCTGCTTTTGAAAAAGGGGCCAAAGAGACCATGGCGCAACTGCACAATTACCCCTCTATTACCACATGGGTATTGTTTAACGAGGCCTGGGGGCAATATGACCAGGAACGCCTGACCAAATGGATGAAAGGGAACGACCCATCGAGGATAGTGAACGGCCACTCAGGTGAGCTGTTGTATGTAAACGAAAAGCTGCGTGCAGCCAGGGAAAACCCTTATGTAGCGGCAGATATGACCGATGTGCATGCTTATCCCGACCCGATGAATGCTTTGAAACAGCCCGGCAAGGCACAGGTGCTAGGTGAGTTTGGCGGCATCGGGGTGTTTATCCCTGATCATCAGTGGTTAAGTGGCTCGGCATGGGGTTACATTCAGGAAAAGCCTGCTGCACTGGCGGCCAAGTATAAGATCATGAACCAGCATCTGCAATTGCTGGAAAAAGAAGGTCTGTCTGCCTCCATCTACACCCAGCCATTTGATGTGGAGGGAGAGCAGAACGGGCTGATGACCTATGACCGGGAAGTGGTAAAGGTCCCTTTTGCGGAACTGAGGGAGATCCATAAGGGCCTGAATCCGGAGGTTGCCGCGCCATCCTGGCTGGCCATGACAAAGTTGGTTTCGGCTAAAGATGCAGATCTGACGGAGCCGGCTTTGGTTTATGCCAAAGCAATTGAGGAGTATTTAAAAGGCAAAAAGGATCCTGCCTTTCTGAAAAAGCTGGTGATGATGGCTGGGCAAACGGGCGATAAGGCCGGTACGGCCAGGTTTGGGGCAGCATATATGAATACTTTGAAAGAGCCTTATTCGGCTGAGGACATCGCCTTTATGGAAAGCATCACCAAAAAGGTGACAGATAAGGGCTTTGCCATTTTGCTGAAACAGGCCGGTACAGACCGTACTGCATATGTAAAAGCGATGAATGTGATTTATGCGGATGTGATTGCTGGCTTTGTGCCCAAAGCGGACAGCAAACCGGATTGGAATGCGGTAGAAGCTGCGATAAAGCCTTATGGTTTGCCTGGAGAGGAAATGTTTTTGAGGGCCAGGACCATCCATTTGTACAACCAGAAAGATTGGGCTGCTTATGTTCCGGTAGCTTCGGCTTACCTGGAAAAGTTTGGCAGCGGCATCAGTGAAAGTGACAGACAGGCCTTTCAGGCGGCGATTGATCAAAACCGGGGTAAAGAATAA
- a CDS encoding helix-turn-helix domain-containing protein — protein MSIRNMDFSYATPDMQIVLKLQALIDMHFKRQKQGDYYADVLGENVFRLNRLAFDYLGKTVYELIYDRVLEEVERMMLGNVVSSMQEMAEDLGFSGPDYLFSYINKVSVRLCSTSTLAKS, from the coding sequence ATGAGCATCAGGAACATGGACTTTAGCTATGCCACACCCGATATGCAAATAGTTTTGAAGCTGCAGGCCTTAATTGACATGCATTTTAAGCGTCAAAAACAGGGCGATTATTATGCGGATGTACTTGGAGAAAATGTATTTAGGCTGAACCGCCTGGCTTTTGATTACCTGGGCAAAACGGTTTATGAACTGATCTATGACCGGGTGCTTGAGGAAGTGGAAAGGATGATGCTGGGTAATGTGGTATCATCGATGCAGGAAATGGCGGAGGATTTGGGTTTTTCTGGCCCGGATTACCTGTTTAGCTATATCAATAAAGTTTCGGTTAGGTTATGTTCGACATCAACGTTAGCCAAAAGCTGA
- a CDS encoding helix-turn-helix domain-containing protein yields the protein MFDINVSQKLRALRKKRGWTQSDMAAQLDISVPAYSKVECGMTELTLGRLRQLAVILGVKVCWLLDEDEMVLHQENEELKEKLRLTNIEVMGLQKRLLACFERR from the coding sequence ATGTTCGACATCAACGTTAGCCAAAAGCTGAGGGCTTTGCGGAAAAAGCGGGGCTGGACACAGAGCGATATGGCAGCGCAGCTGGATATTTCTGTTCCGGCCTATAGTAAGGTTGAATGCGGAATGACGGAATTGACACTAGGCAGGTTAAGGCAACTGGCTGTTATACTGGGCGTAAAGGTTTGCTGGTTGCTGGACGAAGATGAAATGGTGTTGCACCAGGAGAACGAGGAGCTGAAAGAGAAACTGAGGTTGACCAATATAGAAGTGATGGGTTTGCAGAAAAGATTGCTGGCTTGTTTTGAGCGGCGGTGA
- a CDS encoding DUF2683 family protein, translating to MAVKQLISKTSARQDVGALSYWQNICYFCTMETLIVQPKTKEQLAAIKAFMKALHIDFKSEKPQTLAQYNKDLEKGDAEIEQGKFTTIEDLKTEASKW from the coding sequence ATGGCAGTAAAACAATTGATTTCGAAAACAAGTGCCAGACAGGATGTTGGAGCATTATCTTATTGGCAGAATATTTGTTATTTTTGTACTATGGAAACGCTAATTGTACAACCAAAAACCAAAGAGCAGCTGGCTGCTATTAAGGCTTTTATGAAAGCGTTGCATATTGACTTCAAGTCTGAAAAACCTCAAACACTTGCGCAGTACAATAAAGATCTTGAAAAAGGAGATGCTGAAATTGAACAGGGCAAATTTACCACAATTGAGGATTTAAAGACAGAAGCAAGTAAATGGTAG
- a CDS encoding TetR/AcrR family transcriptional regulator translates to MVTKKKKNKIRDPERTEREALEATGQIVREDGFVAITATRVARMIGMDPGMINKRFGSLNGLKARYIELRDYRKRNFEKFMLPEMASSGDVKLMFIEMMQSNFDQFAADLEVQGIVFEQVRVWDPLMHSLSVQLEKDMEPLLVLSDPYFEGTGVDFRSGICSMLGGIYYPVWHARRNRSSIAGRDLNNPRDYQVFRDTIARQIEFFWEEAALKRKNQIWARLTNMLLFAGAFLTEKVRDGLNWVMDLCYDKKREI, encoded by the coding sequence ATGGTAACAAAAAAGAAAAAGAACAAAATTAGGGATCCGGAACGAACGGAAAGGGAGGCCCTGGAGGCGACCGGACAGATTGTGCGTGAAGATGGCTTTGTGGCCATTACCGCTACACGGGTAGCCAGAATGATAGGTATGGACCCGGGGATGATAAACAAACGCTTTGGCAGTTTGAATGGCCTGAAGGCCAGGTATATTGAACTAAGGGATTACCGGAAACGGAACTTTGAAAAATTTATGCTGCCCGAAATGGCCAGTTCCGGTGACGTAAAGCTGATGTTTATTGAAATGATGCAAAGCAATTTTGACCAGTTTGCTGCCGACCTGGAGGTGCAGGGGATTGTTTTTGAGCAGGTAAGGGTATGGGATCCGCTGATGCACAGCCTGTCGGTACAGCTGGAAAAGGATATGGAACCCTTGCTGGTCCTGAGCGATCCTTATTTTGAGGGTACAGGTGTGGATTTCAGGTCGGGGATCTGTTCTATGCTGGGTGGGATCTATTATCCGGTATGGCATGCCCGGCGCAACAGGAGCAGCATTGCCGGCAGGGACCTTAACAACCCGCGCGACTACCAGGTATTCAGGGATACGATTGCCCGGCAAATAGAGTTTTTTTGGGAGGAAGCAGCGCTGAAAAGGAAGAACCAGATTTGGGCAAGATTAACCAACATGCTCCTTTTTGCAGGTGCCTTTTTGACAGAAAAGGTACGGGATGGCTTGAATTGGGTTATGGACTTGTGTTATGATAAAAAGAGAGAAATATAG
- a CDS encoding Crp/Fnr family transcriptional regulator produces MLNNKIAFARLMALLKSIDPDIPLPAGLEDYLWENMIVEAICNKACRIEEENKIPKKAYYVVRGFVLVYGYNHEQDRYLFRIYRENSIVAMDCFMRQQVSPYCIWLCKDTLLWSISSACMDAVYKHWDGMKAFAFKTSSKHNAAKEQSRASLLGIEDIETRILEFYKRYKGLLPPKKSPIRDTCIACFLSMTINVLRKNRRKLKNKSLLKY; encoded by the coding sequence ATGTTAAACAACAAAATCGCTTTTGCAAGGCTGATGGCCTTGCTGAAAAGCATAGACCCGGATATACCGCTGCCTGCGGGGCTGGAAGACTATCTATGGGAAAACATGATAGTAGAGGCAATTTGTAACAAAGCCTGCCGGATTGAAGAAGAAAACAAAATACCCAAAAAAGCTTATTATGTAGTGCGTGGCTTTGTGCTGGTATATGGCTACAACCATGAACAGGACAGGTACCTGTTTCGCATTTACCGCGAAAACAGCATTGTGGCAATGGACTGCTTTATGCGGCAGCAAGTATCGCCTTATTGCATCTGGCTTTGTAAGGATACCCTGCTCTGGAGCATCAGCAGTGCCTGCATGGATGCTGTTTATAAGCATTGGGATGGTATGAAAGCATTTGCCTTTAAAACTTCATCTAAACACAATGCGGCCAAGGAGCAGTCGCGTGCTTCATTATTAGGGATAGAAGATATAGAAACGCGGATCCTTGAATTTTATAAAAGGTATAAAGGCTTGCTGCCACCAAAGAAAAGCCCGATAAGGGATACCTGTATTGCCTGTTTTTTGAGCATGACTATAAATGTGCTCAGAAAAAACAGACGCAAACTAAAAAATAAAAGTTTGTTAAAATACTAG